The Pseudodesulfovibrio cashew genomic sequence CTTGGTGGCGGGCACGTTGGCGCGGATGTCGATGACGGTCAGCTTGGCGCCCTTGTCCAGGGCGTTGAGTGCGTTGTTGCACTCGGCCACGTTGATGGCTTCCATGATGTTGCGCTGCTGGAGCACGATGTGCTTGCAGTTGCCGAGGTCGTAGGAGACGCCCTTGCGGCCGAAGCCGAACACGGAGAGGGCCGCGTTCTGCACGTTGCGTGCGCAGGCCGAGTCGTGGTTGTTGTAGTTGGCCGTGCCGATGCCGCGCAGGAAGGCGCGGTAGAAATCGCGGAAGGGGCCGCCTCGGTCGGAGAAAAGCACGGCATCCTTGCCGTATTCCTTCTGCACGGCCTTGAGCTTGTCGGCCACGTAGTCGAGGGCCTCGTCCCAGGAAACCTGTTTCCACTTGCCCTCGCCGCGCTCGCCTTGGCGGATCATGGGATACTGAGGGCGTTCCTCATCAAAGGTCAGGGCGGTGCCTGCCGCGCCACGCGGACAGAGCGACCCCTTGAGGGATTTGGCTCCCTCGATGTAGCGGGCCTTGCCGTCCTCTACCTCCACCTTGATGGGGCAGCGCACGGAGCACATGCCGCAGATGCTGTTTACATATTCCTTACTCATCGGCTCCTCCTCGGGGGAAATTTCGCGCATTTCTTAACGTAGGTCGGACGCTAGCAACGCGTGTCAATCATCTGCAACCATAACCCGGCTTGTGAAACATGTCACATTATTTTCTTTTATTTTTTTCCAAAAGGGGTTGATTTTTTAAATTTATATGAGAAATTTGTCACAAGCCGGACTCCCGTTGACCGAGGATGTTTTTTTCTTCAAACCGGGACTTAACGTAAGAACTGTGCGCATAAATTCGAGCCAGAGGTGAAAAAGATGGCCATTTACAAGATCAAGTTCGACAAGAAACGGTGCATTGCCTGCGACGCCTGTCTCGTTCACTGCAAGGTGAAGAACCAGGTGCCCACCGGGATCAGTCTCAACCGCCTCATCGCGGAGGGACCCATCGCCGACAAGGACGGAAAGCCCACGGCAAAGCTCAAGTACGAGAACTGCAAGCACTGCAAGAAGCCCCAGTGCGTGCCCGCCTGTCCCAACGAGGCGCTCTATGTGCGCGATGATGGGCTTGTGCTTCTCGATCTGGACAAATGTGATGGCTGCAAGGCCTGCATCGAGGCCTGCCCCTGGAGCATTCCGGTCTTCAATGAGGCGACCGGCAAGATCATGAAATGCGACTATTGCGTGGACCGGGTGGATGCCGGCGGCACCCCGGCCTGCGTCACCGGATGCACGACCCACGCGCTGGAGTTCGTGCGGCCGGAGTAAATATGGCGTCTACCGTGCGGCCCGTGGCCAATCGGTGATTTTTCAGGGAAACAACACTACTACGAGGAGGCAACGTGTCCCGTTCCAACAAAACTCTCCTGATGCTGGCCTTGGTCGCGGCAGTCTGCTTCATGGCAGCGCCCGCCATGGCCGATCGTCTGGCTGACGCAATCGCCGAAGCCCAGCCCCAGGGTGAACCCGGTTACCTCGGTATCCCGGGCGGCCCCCAGCTCAACATCATCATCGGTCTGGTATGGGCCGTGTGGGTAGGCTGGATCTTCTCCACCGTCGGCGCGTTCGGCGGCATCATGGCCGGTGTCGGTCACATCACCATTTACGGTCTGGGCGACTACGCCAAGTCGTTCAAGAAGACCATGAAGCTGAACAAGGTCGTCACCGACTCCATCCGCGTGTCCAACCAGTGGCTCGTCGGTTGTTCCGCCGCTCTGTCCTCCTTCAACTACTACAAGGCCGGCCGCCTGGTGCTGCCCCTGGGTATCGCCCTGGCCATCGGCTCCGTGGCCGGTTCCTGGCTCGTGCCCTGGCTGACCGCCGGTAAGATCTCCCTGAAGGCTTACCTCGGTTACTTCGGCCTCTTCGTCCTGTTCCTGGGCTGCTACCTCCTGTACGAGACCACCCCCAAGGGCCAGGCGAACAAAAAGGCTGCCAAGAAGGCCGCCGAGGCTTTCCAGAAGTCCGTCAAGGAACAGCAGGCCGGCGGCAACGTCGACATGGCTGAAATGGGCGTCAAGGTCCAGAAGTTCACCCCCACCGCCTGTGAGTTCAGCTTCTTCGGCGTTGAGTTCAGCTTCAACCCCCTGATCCCGGTCGTCGGCGGTTTCTTCATCGCTGCCATGGCCTCCTTCCTGGGTGTCGGCGGCGGCTTCCTGCTGGTGCCGTTCCTGACCTCCGTTGCCGGTCTGCCCATGTACCTGGTCGCCGGTACCTCCGCTCTGGCGGTCCTCATCGGCATGGTCAACTCCATCGCCTCCTACATGCTGCTCAAGCAGACCCCGGTCGAGTGGGGCCTGATCGGCGCCGAGCTCATCGGTATCGTCATCGGTTCCCTGATCGGACCCAAGACCTCCAAGTTCATCCCGGACAAGGTCCTGAAGTACATCTTCATCGTCCTCGCTGCCTACGTTGGTATCCGCTACACCACCAAGGGCTTCCTCGGTTACTCCGTGGTTCCCCCCTTCTAAGTCGCGAATCCGAAGCATGAAAACAGGGGCCGCCCGTTGTGGGCGGCCCCGTCAAACCAACAGGACAGACTATGACCGGCCAAATGGTATACGAATTTCTCGATCCCTGGATGATCTGGGCCTTCCGCCTGACGGACAATCCCTACGTGGGCTTCGCCATAGGCATCTTCTGGATCTGCCTCACCGCCACCATCATCGGCGAGCTGTGCATGGCCGGGGTCTATTTCCTCAATGCCAAGCATTTCGCCAAGATAAACC encodes the following:
- a CDS encoding 4Fe-4S dicluster domain-containing protein gives rise to the protein MAIYKIKFDKKRCIACDACLVHCKVKNQVPTGISLNRLIAEGPIADKDGKPTAKLKYENCKHCKKPQCVPACPNEALYVRDDGLVLLDLDKCDGCKACIEACPWSIPVFNEATGKIMKCDYCVDRVDAGGTPACVTGCTTHALEFVRPE
- a CDS encoding sulfite exporter TauE/SafE family protein, whose protein sequence is MSRSNKTLLMLALVAAVCFMAAPAMADRLADAIAEAQPQGEPGYLGIPGGPQLNIIIGLVWAVWVGWIFSTVGAFGGIMAGVGHITIYGLGDYAKSFKKTMKLNKVVTDSIRVSNQWLVGCSAALSSFNYYKAGRLVLPLGIALAIGSVAGSWLVPWLTAGKISLKAYLGYFGLFVLFLGCYLLYETTPKGQANKKAAKKAAEAFQKSVKEQQAGGNVDMAEMGVKVQKFTPTACEFSFFGVEFSFNPLIPVVGGFFIAAMASFLGVGGGFLLVPFLTSVAGLPMYLVAGTSALAVLIGMVNSIASYMLLKQTPVEWGLIGAELIGIVIGSLIGPKTSKFIPDKVLKYIFIVLAAYVGIRYTTKGFLGYSVVPPF